AATCCGTCCTTAGTTCGGATTGTAAGCTGCAACTCGTCTGCATGAAGCCAAAAGTATTAGTAATCGTACATCAGCTATACGGCAGTGAATTCGTTCTCATGCCCGAAGTCATTACCTTCACCACAAGGAGGGGAATGTTGAAGGCATGGCTAGTGACTGAAGTGAAGTCATAATAAGGTAGCCGTACTGGACGGTACGGCTTGATCACCTCATTTTCAGGGATTCGattgataaataattattttagtgAAATTTGATTCCACTGGTCAACGAGTTACATTTACTTACCATCAGTGCTAATATTGGCATGTTTGGGATGATGAAAGAAATAACTAATTGATTAGTCCTTCCACTGTATgcattatttttttctcaaaaaaaaaaaaaaagaattacgaAATACTCATGGTAACCATTCGAGCATATGAAATTAGTAATATTATCCGTGAACGTATTGAGCAATATAATAGAGAAGTCAAAATTGTAAATACAGGCACTGTACTTCAAGTGGGCGACGACCTtgctcgtatttatgatattaATGAAGTAATGGCAGATGAATTAGTAGAATTTGAAGAGGGTACTATAGGTATAGCTCTAAATTTAGAATCAAATAATGTTGTTGTTGTATTAATGGGTGATGGTTTCTTGATACAGGAGGGAAGTTCTGTAAAAGCAACGGGAAGAATTGCTCAGATACCAGTAAGCGAGGCTTATTTAGGTCGTGTTATAAATGCCCTGGCTAAACCTATTGATGGCCGAGGTGAAATTTCATCTTCTGACTCTCGGTTAATTGAATCCCCCGCTCCTGGTATTATTTCGAGACGTTCCGTATACGAGCCTCTTCAAACAGGACTTATTTCTATTGATTCGATGATTCCTATCAAACGTGGTCAGTGAGAATCAATTATTAGGGACAGGTAGACCGGTAAAACTGCAGTAGCCACGGATACAATTCTCAATCAACAAGGGCAAAATGTAATATGTGTTTATGTAGCTATTGGCCAAAAAAACATCTTGTAATAGGTGTATCGGAAGCTATTCCAGTAATAGGGTCACCTTTGGTAGAGTTATTACGTGGAAGTGCTAGTGTGGGACAATCTACCTTGACTTGtttttatagtttatatacTTTTGTATT
The nucleotide sequence above comes from Benincasa hispida cultivar B227 chromosome 3, ASM972705v1, whole genome shotgun sequence. Encoded proteins:
- the LOC120073592 gene encoding ATP synthase subunit alpha, chloroplastic-like, which codes for MVTIRAYEISNIIRERIEQYNREVKIVNTGTVLQVGDDLARIYDINEVMADELVEFEEGTIGIALNLESNNVVVVLMGDGFLIQEGSSVKATGRIAQIPVSEAYLGRVINALAKPIDGRGEISSSDSRLIESPAPGIISRRSVYEPLQTGLISIDSMIPIKRGQ